Proteins from a single region of Primulina tabacum isolate GXHZ01 chromosome 5, ASM2559414v2, whole genome shotgun sequence:
- the LOC142546542 gene encoding putative oxidoreductase At4g09670 gives MAKDESPVRFGIMGCAEIARKVSRAIQLSPNSTLYAVASRSLEKAKEFAVQNSLTGDVKIYGDYAELLDDPFVDAVYMPLPTSLHLKWAVISAKKRKHLLLEKPTALDVKELDEMLEACEANGVQFMDASMWYHHPRTQKMKDLISNPELFGLVRSIHSSSSFCGTPQFLENNIRVKQDLDALGALGDTGWYCIGAILWAMDQKLPTTVTALPTITRNSAGVLLSCGASLHWDEEQTVATFFCSFISHETMDLIVCGTNGTLWVEDFIIPYGENSATFSFTTGARLLDLHIGWNVKPKEIRVDTRLPQESMMIQELSRLVKDIKEQGSSPDSRWSRTTRVTQLVLDAVRKSIDNGFEPVYM, from the exons ATGGCCAAAGATGAAAGCCCGGTTCGATTCGGGATCATGGGATGCGCGGAGATTGCCAGAAAAGTGTCTCGAGCAATACAATTATCTCCCAACTCCACCCTATATGCAGTTGCGAGTCGTTCATTAGAAAAAGCTAAGGAATTCGCCGTTCAGAACAGTTTAACGGGTGATGTTAAGATTTACGGTGATTACGCAGAGTTGTTGGACGACCCATTTGTGGATGCTGTTTACATGCCACTGCCCACCAGCCTGCACCTGAAATGGGCAGTCATATCTGCTAAGAAGCGTAAGCATTTGCTGCTTGAGAAACCCACCGCTCTTGACGTCAAGGAGCTTGATGAAATGCTTGAAGCTTGCGAAGCTAATGGGGTGCAGTTTATGGATGCTAGCATGTGGTATCATCACCCTAGGACTCAGAAAATGAAGGATTTGATCTCAAATCCAGAACTTTTCGGGCTTGTTAGATCT ATCCACAGTTCATCGTCATTTTGTGGAACGCCCCAGTTTCTTGAAAATAACATCAGAGTAAAACAGGACCTAGATGCCCTTGGTGCCCTGGGAGACACTGGTTGGTACTGCATCGGCGCCATATTATGGGCAATGGACCAAAAACTACCAACAACAGTAACTGCTCTACCGACCATCACCAGGAACTCGGCTGGTGTCCTCCTATCATGCGGTGCATCTCTCCATTGGGACGAGGAGCAAACTGTTGCTACATTCTTCTGCTCCTTCATCTCTCACGAAACCATGGACTTGATAGTGTGTGGCACCAATGGGACACTTTGGGTTGAAGACTTCATCATTCCATATGGAGAAAATTCTGCAACATTCAGCTTCACAACTGGGGCAAGATTATTGGATTTACATATAGGGTGGAACGTAAAACCTAAAGAAATTCGAGTGGATACTCGGTTACCACAAGAGAGTATGATGATTCAAGAACTTTCGAGACTGGTTAAGGACATAAAAGAGCAAGGATCTTCACCTGACAGCCGCTGGTCTCGCACCACTAGAGTCACTCAGCTTGTGTTGGATGCCGTGAGGAAATCAATAGATAATGGTTTTGAACCTGTTTACATGTAA